In Clupea harengus chromosome 1, Ch_v2.0.2, whole genome shotgun sequence, one DNA window encodes the following:
- the LOC105898737 gene encoding migration and invasion enhancer 1 produces the protein MGVQVKVEYCGGUGYEPRYQELQRLVTAEFPEAEVSGWVGRQGSFEIEINGQLIFSKMETSGFPYEEDVMDVIQKASEGKPVEKITKSRPPCVIL, from the exons ATGGGTGTCCAAGTCAAAGTCGAGTACTG TGGCGGATGAGGCTACGAGCCCCGCTATCAGGAGCTCCAGCGGTTGGTCACTGCAGAGTTTCCTGAGGCGGAGGTGTCTGGCTGGGTGGGGAGGCAAG GAAGCTTTGAAATTGAGATTAATGGGCAGCTGATCTTTTCCAAAATGGAAACCAGTGGCTTTCCATATGAAGAAGAT GTGATGGATGTGATACAGAAAGCCAGTGAAGGCAAGCCGGTAGAGAAGATCACCAAGAGCCGGCCGCCGTGTGTTATCTTGTAA